A genome region from bacterium includes the following:
- a CDS encoding glycosyltransferase — MTASGSLHVLLPAFNEAESLPALLPELARVLAALPRRARVVVVDDGSSDGTAEVARRHGTGLDLQLVRHPQNQGLGSALRDGLRYVLADAPDDAVVVVMDADDSHPPALIPRLLDGIDAGADVVIASRFRRGARLVGIPWRRRILSRGASLLLALLAPVRGVRDATGGFRAYRASALRRAAAARGGTLVAVDGFGCMVDVLLALDAVGARVSEVPIELRYDRKRSTSKMPIWATVRETIRLARGRRR, encoded by the coding sequence GTGACTGCTTCGGGGTCTCTGCACGTCCTCCTGCCGGCGTTCAACGAGGCGGAGAGCCTGCCGGCGCTGCTGCCGGAGCTGGCGCGCGTGCTGGCGGCGCTGCCGCGCCGCGCGCGCGTCGTCGTGGTCGACGACGGCAGCAGCGACGGCACCGCCGAGGTGGCGCGGCGCCACGGCACGGGCCTGGACCTGCAGCTCGTGCGCCACCCGCAGAACCAGGGGCTCGGCAGCGCGCTGCGCGACGGCCTGCGCTACGTGCTCGCGGACGCGCCCGATGACGCGGTGGTGGTGGTGATGGACGCCGACGACAGCCACCCGCCGGCGCTCATCCCGCGCCTGCTGGACGGCATCGACGCCGGCGCCGACGTGGTCATCGCCTCGCGCTTCCGGCGCGGCGCCCGCCTGGTCGGCATTCCCTGGCGCCGCCGCATCCTGTCGCGCGGCGCCTCGCTGTTGCTGGCGCTCCTGGCGCCGGTGCGTGGCGTGCGCGACGCGACCGGCGGCTTCCGCGCCTACCGGGCGTCGGCCCTGCGCCGGGCGGCGGCGGCGCGCGGCGGCACGCTGGTCGCGGTCGACGGCTTCGGCTGCATGGTCGACGTGCTGCTCGCCCTCGACGCGGTCGGCGCGCGCGTCAGCGAGGTCCCGATCGAGCTGCGCTACGATCGCAAGCGGAGCACCAGCAAGATGCCGATCTGGGCGACCGTCCGCGAGACGATCCGGCTCGCCCGGGGGCGGCGGCGGTGA
- a CDS encoding restriction endonuclease, producing MAIPDFQALMLPVLRRLGDGQEHALRELVAAISDEFRLTPEERAQPLPSGTQPIITNRVAWAKTFLQKAGLVEPVRRGVARISQRGIDVLAQKPSRIDMKFLQQFPEYVAFRAIRREKPEATDDDEDTTTATPEEALEGAYQRLRAELETEVLDQVKKATPAFFERLVIRVLVAMGYGGTLSEAGKVIGGSGDEGIDGIIKEDRLGLDVIYVQAKRWENPVGRPEVQKFAGALQGQRARKGILLTTSTFTREAQEFALRIDSRVVLVDGPTLASLMVDHNVGVSPVRSFDLKRIDSDFFSEE from the coding sequence ATGGCGATCCCTGACTTTCAGGCGCTAATGCTTCCGGTACTTCGCCGTCTCGGCGACGGTCAGGAGCACGCCCTTCGTGAACTTGTGGCTGCCATCTCGGACGAGTTTCGGCTCACGCCCGAAGAACGCGCCCAACCCTTACCGAGCGGAACGCAACCGATCATCACCAATCGGGTTGCGTGGGCGAAGACGTTCTTGCAGAAGGCTGGCCTCGTTGAGCCAGTCCGTCGCGGGGTTGCACGCATCTCTCAACGTGGGATCGACGTGCTAGCCCAGAAGCCATCTCGGATCGACATGAAGTTCCTGCAGCAGTTCCCCGAGTATGTCGCGTTCCGTGCGATTCGCCGCGAAAAGCCCGAAGCCACAGACGATGACGAGGACACGACGACGGCGACCCCGGAGGAAGCACTTGAAGGGGCCTATCAGCGGCTCCGCGCCGAACTCGAAACCGAGGTGCTGGATCAAGTGAAGAAGGCCACGCCGGCCTTCTTCGAGCGCCTAGTGATCCGAGTGCTGGTCGCAATGGGCTACGGAGGGACCCTCTCGGAAGCGGGGAAGGTCATCGGTGGAAGCGGCGACGAAGGCATCGATGGGATCATCAAGGAGGATCGCCTCGGCCTCGACGTGATCTACGTCCAGGCGAAGCGGTGGGAGAATCCGGTTGGTCGACCGGAGGTCCAGAAGTTCGCCGGGGCACTGCAAGGGCAGCGGGCGCGGAAGGGTATTCTGCTGACCACGTCGACATTCACCCGCGAGGCTCAGGAATTTGCGCTCAGAATCGACAGCCGCGTTGTCCTCGTCGACGGGCCAACGCTGGCCTCCCTAATGGTCGACCACAATGTCGGCGTCTCCCCCGTCCGGTCATTCGACCTGAAGCGCATCGACTCGGACTTCTTCAGCGAGGAATAG
- a CDS encoding PIN domain-containing protein → MPSRGPSYVLDTSAILALRDDEAGAERVHRIVDAVRKRRASAYVSFMTRMELLYRIAASEGDEAAASALRLLDALPLHWVSCEPAILVEAARIKQRGGLSVADAWIAATAVLRQAVLVHKDPEFAAVAGLTQEHIGL, encoded by the coding sequence ATGCCTAGTCGAGGTCCGAGCTACGTGCTCGACACCTCGGCGATCCTGGCGCTGCGCGACGACGAGGCGGGCGCCGAGCGGGTGCATCGGATCGTCGATGCGGTGCGCAAACGGCGAGCCAGCGCGTACGTGTCGTTCATGACGCGCATGGAGCTGCTCTACCGCATTGCGGCGAGTGAAGGGGACGAGGCTGCCGCGTCGGCATTGCGGCTGCTCGATGCCCTACCCCTCCACTGGGTGAGCTGCGAGCCGGCGATCCTCGTCGAAGCGGCCCGCATCAAGCAGCGGGGCGGCCTGTCGGTCGCCGACGCCTGGATCGCCGCCACCGCCGTCCTGCGCCAGGCCGTCCTGGTTCACAAGGACCCGGAGTTCGCGGCGGTCGCCGGCCTGACACAGGAACACATCGGGCTGTAG
- a CDS encoding AbrB/MazE/SpoVT family DNA-binding domain-containing protein produces the protein MRTKVTTRGQVSIPAPIRRQLNIKAETTLEWIVEGATARVIPLPDDPLAAFRGSGRGGTVKQLLGDRRRDRARDA, from the coding sequence GTGCGTACCAAGGTTACGACGCGCGGACAGGTATCCATTCCCGCGCCCATTCGAAGGCAACTGAACATCAAGGCGGAGACCACGTTGGAGTGGATCGTCGAGGGCGCCACGGCGCGCGTGATCCCGCTCCCGGACGATCCGCTGGCCGCCTTTCGCGGCTCGGGACGAGGAGGGACGGTCAAGCAGCTCCTCGGCGACCGGCGCCGCGATCGGGCCCGCGATGCCTAG
- a CDS encoding virulence factor family protein has protein sequence MRLHRSPTLGVGSLLGLLVLAACQRGAAPVSQRDEGRFGHVQAYAPTNGGAAGLVFLFSDADGWNAALDADARALAAEGVAVIGVDLPQYQRGLAASDDGCHYLISEVEDLSKRYQRDLEFPVYRTPILAGIGAGGALAYAALAQTPAATVAGAVSIDPTPALRTTVPLCEGAPTSPAPGGGFTYGVAPSLPGWWLVSRRDALPAALQPLATPGSGDGSPAERLLAGVRAGLATASAVAPSALAELPLVEIPVAKPKGLMAIIYSGDGGWRDIDKQLGETLAAAGVPVVGIDSLRYFWRARTPDEVGRDLGRIIDAYATRWQTPRVALIGYSFGADILPFAYNRLPEAARARVVQVSLLGVEPRAAFEFSVTGWFGGAPPADAPAVLPEVRRIAAAKVQCFYGDEEEDTLCRDPALASVEIIKTEGGHHFDGDYQALARRILDGARRRAE, from the coding sequence GTGCGTCTCCACCGGTCACCAACGCTGGGGGTCGGCTCGCTGCTCGGGCTGCTCGTCCTCGCCGCCTGCCAGCGCGGCGCGGCGCCGGTGTCGCAGCGCGACGAGGGACGCTTCGGCCACGTGCAGGCATACGCTCCCACCAATGGCGGCGCCGCCGGCCTGGTGTTCCTGTTCTCCGACGCCGACGGCTGGAACGCGGCGCTCGATGCCGACGCGCGCGCCCTCGCCGCCGAGGGGGTGGCGGTCATCGGCGTCGACCTGCCGCAGTACCAGCGCGGCCTGGCGGCGAGCGACGACGGCTGCCACTACCTGATCTCCGAGGTCGAGGACCTGAGCAAGCGCTACCAGCGCGACCTCGAGTTCCCGGTCTACCGCACGCCGATCCTGGCCGGCATCGGCGCCGGCGGCGCCCTCGCCTATGCCGCGCTGGCGCAGACGCCGGCGGCGACGGTGGCCGGCGCGGTGAGCATCGATCCGACGCCCGCGCTCCGCACCACGGTGCCGCTGTGCGAAGGCGCGCCGACCTCGCCCGCGCCGGGCGGCGGGTTCACCTACGGCGTCGCGCCCAGTCTCCCGGGTTGGTGGCTGGTCTCCCGCCGCGACGCCCTGCCGGCGGCGCTGCAGCCGCTGGCGACGCCCGGCAGCGGCGACGGCAGCCCCGCCGAGCGGCTGCTCGCCGGCGTGCGCGCCGGCCTCGCCACCGCCAGCGCCGTCGCGCCGTCGGCGCTCGCCGAGCTGCCGCTGGTCGAGATCCCGGTGGCGAAGCCCAAAGGGTTGATGGCGATCATCTATTCCGGCGACGGCGGCTGGCGCGACATCGACAAGCAACTGGGCGAGACGCTCGCCGCGGCCGGCGTGCCGGTGGTCGGCATCGACAGCCTGCGCTACTTCTGGCGCGCCCGCACGCCGGACGAGGTCGGGCGCGATCTCGGCCGCATCATCGACGCCTACGCCACGCGCTGGCAGACGCCGCGCGTCGCGCTGATCGGCTACTCCTTCGGCGCCGACATCCTGCCCTTCGCCTACAACCGCCTGCCCGAGGCGGCGCGGGCGCGGGTCGTGCAGGTGTCGCTGCTCGGCGTCGAGCCGCGCGCCGCCTTCGAATTCTCCGTCACCGGCTGGTTCGGCGGCGCGCCGCCGGCCGACGCCCCCGCCGTGCTGCCCGAGGTGCGGCGCATCGCCGCGGCGAAGGTGCAGTGCTTCTACGGCGACGAGGAGGAGGACACCCTCTGCCGCGATCCCGCCCTGGCGTCGGTGGAGATCATCAAGACCGAGGGCGGCCACCACTTCGACGGCGACTACCAGGCGCTGGCGCGCCGCATCCTCGACGGCGCGAGGCGCCGCGCCGAGTAG